Below is a window of Komagataella phaffii GS115 chromosome 1, complete sequence DNA.
ATTGTTTGCTCGGGGACAACACGACATAGCAACCCGGAAGGCAAACCAAAGTAAgtaggaaaaaaaaacgaaaaaaaCTCGTATTCGTCGTAGTTACATCTTTGACCCCTACCACCTTACCGCACACACGCTTCACTTAATGATGGTAGCGTTTTTGCCCTCAAGTCGCCTACGTTCTTGCATTGTATATCCCAGAGTAAACCGAGTAAACCAACTGAAATTCCCTCCCCCCACAATGCACCCTGGAAATTTCATTGCGCGACTCTTTAACTCCCCCCAGATGTTGGTCGCGAAGGTCAATGATACGTGTCCTGTCTTGGATCGTTCCTTCTTACATTTTGTTAGTACTCCCGCTCTTAACACGCTCCATTTAATTAGAACCTAAGATGAGCAGCTTCAGAGTTCTAGACTTGGTAAAGCCCTTTACCCCATTTCTGCCTGAGGTTATCTCTCCAGAGAGAAAGGTCCCCTTTCAACAGAAGTTGATGTGGACTGGAGTCACTCTTCTGATCTTCTTGGTCATGAGTGAAATTCCCCTGTATGGTATCACTTCAAGTGACTCCTCTGACCCTTTGTTTTGGCTGCGTATGATGTTGGCCTCTAACAGAGGAACGCTGATGGAGTTAGGTATCTCTCCTATTGTCACTTCTGGAATGGTGTTCCAACTGTTGCAGGGAATCCAAATCTTGGACGTGAACATGGAAAACAAAGCAGACAGAGAGTTGTTCCAAACTGCTCAAAAAGTGTTCGCCATTTTGCTGAGTATCGGACAAGCTACTGTTTATGTTTTAACTGGAATGTATGGCCCCCCTGGTGAACTAGGAGTTGGTGTCTGTCTTTtgttggttcttcaattggTGTTTGCAGGTATTGTGGTCATTTTGTTGGATGAACTCTTACAAAAAGGTTACGGTTTAGGAAGTGgaatttctcttttcatGGCCACCAACATTTGTGAgcagattttttggaagactttTGCTCCTACCACCGTTAACCGTGGAAGAGGTAAGGAATTTGAAGGAGctttcatttctttctttcacCTGATCTTGACCAAGAAGGACAAGAAGAGAGCTCTGTTGGAATCATTTTACAGAGACAACGCTCCAAACATGTTCCAAGTTATTGCTACTCTTGTCGTCTTTTTCACCGTTGTCTATCTTCAGGGCTTCCGTTTGGAGATTCCAGTTAAGTCTACCCGTCAAAGAGGTCCTTACGGAACTTACCCAATCAGATTGTTCTACACATCCAACATGCCAATCATGTTACAATCCGCTTTGACCTCAAacattttcattatttCCCAGATGTTGTATTCACACTTCCCTGACAATGCCTTTGTTAAGCTCATTGGAACTTGGGAAGCTCAACCTGGTTCAGCACAACTGTTTGCTGCCTCGGGATTAGCCTACTACATGCAGCCTCCAATGTCCCTGAGTCAAGCTTTATTAGACCCTATCAAGACTGTCGTCTACGTTGTGTTTGTTTTGACCACTTGTGCCATCTTCTCCAAGACATGGATTGAGATTTCGGGATCTTCCCCAAGAGACGTTGCTAAGCAATTCAAAGACCAAGGATTGGTTATTGCTGGACACAGAGATGCTACTGTTTACAaggagttgaagaagattatACCAACAGCCGCTGCATTTGGAGGTGCCACAATTGGTGCACTTTCCGTTGTTTCCGACCTTTTGGGTACTTTAGGTTCGGGAACCTCCATCCTTTTGGCTGTTACAACCATCTATGGTTACTACGAGTTGGCTGTTAAGGAAGGTGGTTTTTCAAAGGGTGGACCCTCTGGATTCGTTGATCTGTAATGTTTATCGGACGTTATTATATAAAAACTAAATCCTATTATATAAGTAAAACCTCAATTTTGAGatattgaaattttcacGATTGCATCGTTGTGGGTAAATAGATAGAGATATCTTACCATGAGCAGGTTGGGCCGTGTCTGGAATGCCACGGCTCCTCTTCTAGAACGGAAGTCAAAGTTCATTGGGTGGAGTACCCCATTGACCGAAATTAGCCAACTGGAGCCAGTTTTACAGGAGTTCACCGAATgtcatcaaaaagttcttAGTAAAGCAACCCATCCAAAGATGTATGCATGGCGGCTTACTGATGATGCAGGGAAGCTTTTGAACCAAGGAAGTCACGATGACGGTGAGAGCGGTGCTGGGAACCGCCTTTTGGGCCTTTTGGAGTTATACAAATGCCGCAATGTCCTTGTAGTTGTTAGTAGGTGGTATGGTGGAATCCCTTTGGGTCCTTCGAGATTTCGATGTATCAGTTCAGCTGCTCAAGAGAGTCTCAAAATTGGAGGGTTCATTACTACCAAGACTAAACTAAATAGAAAATAAACTATGTATAGTAGAAAAAACTCACTTACTCCTCTTTGCCGGAAATTCCAGTAACCTGAGCCATTGCAGACATATCATCTTCGTCGGAAAGAGAATTTTTTAGCATGCTGTCAGTGGGATCCAGTTGTAGTTGGGTGTAAAATTCAGATTCAGTTGTATCAGCTTTCGTACGTTGTCTTTTAGGAGGAACTTGACCATCAGCATCTGCAAGATCAACGGACTCAGTTTTACCATTTGAATCGGCTTTGCTCTGCTCGCTACCCTGATAAAAGTCGTCagttttcctcttttgaTGTTTCGGAGTGGAGAGCTTGAGTTTCGATCTCTGACGGGTCATGAATCGTAACAATTtggattttgttgttttcTCAAACTTGTCAATGTTGAGTCCCAGCACTTCGTTGATTTCATAAGATTTGAGCAACTTAGCGGAGGTTGTGTCTGGATGCAACTCCATAAGTTTCTGCAACTCTTTATGCAGTCCAACTGGTATGTACATCTGATCTGATATCTGATAAGTGGGCAAATGCTGGTGATTATGTGCGTGAATCTCCTTCAACTCAAAACCTAAAGTTTCCTCCTTGGGCAAAGACGTTTGAGAATCCTTGGTGGTGTTACGGATCTTTTTTATGTTAACCTTGAAGTCACAGCCTTTTAATTGGCAGGATATCTTGGTCAAGTTATCGTTATTCTTTACCCAGAAGTTCTCTTTCCTAATAGACTCGTATGGACAATCGTGATACTGTAGATAAGCCTCCTTTCTGGTAGCAAATATAGAGTTCTGAAAGTAATTGGTAGGTTGCTGTTGGATGTGTTGTAGTGTTGTTATCGCTTGGGAGGTCACTGGGAACTCTGTAGCTTGATTAAAATACTGTTGTTGTGGTGGAGGCAGTGCTTGCTGCTGgtgttgatgttgttgttgctgttgttgaagttgttgataCTGCCTAGCCaattgctgttgttgttgctgttgctgctgctgttgttggagtAGATTCATGTTCAAGTTCATATTCATGTTGAAATTCCCATTATGAAGATTCTGAGTGGGCTGTCTAAAGTAGTGACTGGGACTGTTGCTTGGGATCCCCTGTagttgctgttgttgttgttgttgctgctgttgttgttgttggttttGCAATTGATGATCAAACATTGGCTGGACAGGCTGAACATTTTGCAAGGATTGGTTCACATGTTGCTGTAGTTGCTGTTGGATCTGTTGGCCTTGTAGTTGCTGTTGAAGCCTTTGGAGTTCTAGATTCTGCTGGGGAACATGATGCACCTGCTCAGAGACCTTAGGAAACGACTCCGAACGAGTCTTGTTGGTCGGTATCTCTAATTGCTCCTGTCTATGGTTGCCGCTATCATTAGAATTGGTAGCAACGTAGTAGTTGGAAATAGACATGATGGCAATTATAAGCTTGTATTCTCTTTAAATGTTGTACAGGATATAGTTGCAATACTCAATGAAGGCTGCTCATGTAATTCTAAAATTAAAAAGCCAAATTCCCTGTTGAACTGAATGTTGGTGTCCACTGGCAATANAAGATTGTGAGTATTCAAACGAGGCAAGATCAGATATGTCTCACTTGCGAAATATTATGGTTTAGGAAAATACCAGATTATTACTAAGCCTGAGACCTATCGCACATATCGCACAATTAATGTTACCTCAGGGTTTTGCTAATTGATGGTTTGAAGGGCCTACGGGCAATATCTGAGAGGTTTCGTATTCTAGAAGTTCAGACCGCTGGAAAAGTTGACTGGTTGGGAGAGCTATGATCTGCAAGAGCTGTGTTGGTATGTAGGTTGCATGTAGGAGCTGCCTGTTTTCCCGCCTAAGATTTCTCCTTTGCGTgatttttctctctttctaGTTCAAGGCATACACTCTCTGCTAGAACTATAGTACTACTCAGTCTATAAACGAGTCCTTTCTAGGTGAATTCATGACTATCATCGGAAGATTAGCTTGCCAAAACAACTCATTTCTTAG
It encodes the following:
- a CDS encoding Essential subunit of Sec61 complex (Sec61p, Sbh1p, and Sss1p), with the translated sequence MSSFRVLDLVKPFTPFLPEVISPERKVPFQQKLMWTGVTLLIFLVMSEIPLYGITSSDSSDPLFWLRMMLASNRGTLMELGISPIVTSGMVFQLLQGIQILDVNMENKADRELFQTAQKVFAILLSIGQATVYVLTGMYGPPGELGVGVCLLLVLQLVFAGIVVILLDELLQKGYGLGSGISLFMATNICEQIFWKTFAPTTVNRGRGKEFEGAFISFFHLILTKKDKKRALLESFYRDNAPNMFQVIATLVVFFTVVYLQGFRLEIPVKSTRQRGPYGTYPIRLFYTSNMPIMLQSALTSNIFIISQMLYSHFPDNAFVKLIGTWEAQPGSAQLFAASGLAYYMQPPMSLSQALLDPIKTVVYVVFVLTTCAIFSKTWIEISGSSPRDVAKQFKDQGLVIAGHRDATVYKELKKIIPTAAAFGGATIGALSVVSDLLGTLGSGTSILLAVTTIYGYYELAVKEGGFSKGGPSGFVDL